The Chlorocebus sabaeus isolate Y175 chromosome 6, mChlSab1.0.hap1, whole genome shotgun sequence genome has a segment encoding these proteins:
- the EMP3 gene encoding epithelial membrane protein 3: protein MSLLLLVVSALHILILILLFVATLDKSWWTLPGKESLNLWYDCTWNNDTKTWACSNVSENGWLKAVQVLMVLSLILCCLSFILFMFQLYTMRRGGLFYATGLCQLCTSVAVFTGALIYAIHAEEILAKHPRGGSFGYCFALAWVAFPLALVSGIIYIHLRKRE, encoded by the exons ATGTCACTCCTCTTGCTGGTGGTCTCAGCCCTTCACATCCTCATTCTCATCCTGCTTTTTGTGGCCACTTTGGACAAG TCCTGGTGGACTCTCCCTGGGAAAGAGTCCCTGAATCTCTGGTACGACTGCACGTGGAACAATGACACCAAAACGTGGGCCTGCAGTAACGTCAGCGAGAATG GCTGGCTGAAGGCGGTGCAGGTCCTCATGGTGCTCTCCCTCATTCTCTGCTGTCTGTCCTTCATCCTGTTCATGTTCCAGCTCTACACAATGCGACGAGGAGGTCTCTTCTATGCCACCGGCCTCTGCCAGCTTTGCACCA GCGTGGCGGTGTTTACTGGGGCCTTGATCTATGCCATTCATGCCGAGGAGATCCTAGCGAAGCACCCGCGAGGCGGCAGCTTCGGATACTGCTTCGCCCTGGCCTGGGTGGCCTTCCCTCTCGCCCTGGTCAGCGGCATCATCTACATCCACCTGCGGAAGCGGGAGTGA